In Quercus robur chromosome 11, dhQueRobu3.1, whole genome shotgun sequence, the following proteins share a genomic window:
- the LOC126707080 gene encoding uncharacterized protein LOC126707080: protein MCDMLFKMLVVEAEQGNKPSNKYKPQSLDKVAKEIGVKFNVECHASHVHNRLRTVRKEWKLVQDIRKKSGFGWDDNLKMITCDKQTYDAEVLAHPAHAPYLNKKIEQYDEMAIVVGKDMATGGFSKQWSEHSPLVENETPQNDIQNPKFEGDTDTLPKDAHEASNGTSSKGRSHRKRTYAAMNEDSPFSEMTEQLK from the exons ATGTGTGACATGCTATTTAAAATGTTGGTTGTTGAGGCTGAACAAGGCAACAAGCCCTCAAACAAATATAAGCCTCAATCCCTTGACAAAGTGGCAAAAGAAATTGGTGTGAAGTTTAATGTAGAGTGTCATGCATCACATGTGCATAACCGCCTTCGTACGGTTAGAAAAGAGTGGAAACTCGTTCAGGATATTCGAAAAAAAAGTGGATTTGGTTGGGATGATAATTTGAAAATGATCACATGTGACAAGCAAACTTATGATGCTGAAGTGCTA GCTCATCCCGCTCATGCgccttatttaaataaaaaaattgaacagtATGATGAGATGGCTATTGTTGTTGGTAAGGACATGGCAACCGGTGGCTTTTCAAAGCAATGGAGTGAACATTCTCCATTGGTTGAAAATGAGACCCCACAAAATGacatccaaaatccaaaatttgaaggtgACACTGATACGTTGCCAAAAGATGCCCATGAAGCTTCCAATGGAACTTCATCTAAGGGAAGGAGCCATAGAAAGAGAACTTATGCAGCTATGAATGAAGATAGTCCTTTTAGTGAGATGACTGAACAACTCAAATAG